Genomic window (Verrucomicrobiia bacterium):
CAGCGCCAATGCGCGCGAGTCGATCGTGCAACGTCTGCGCGTGGTCTTCGTCATGGATTGGAGTGCGCGCCTGCGTGAGGATGTCGCCCGTGTCCAGTCCGACATCCATCTTCATGATCGTTACGCCAGTCTCGGATTCGCCCTCCAGAATGGCGCGTTGGATTGGGGCGGCGCCGCGAAATTTGGGAAGGAGCGACGTGTGAACGTTGAGGCAGCCAAAGCGCGGGAGGTCGAGAATAGCCTTGGGAAGGATTTGCCCGTAGGCGGTGACGGCGATCAACTCCGGAGAGAACCCGCGCAGTTGTTCGATGAACGAGTCATTGCGTGCGCGTTCCGGCTGCAGAACGGGAATTCCGCTTTCGACCGCAAGTTCCTTCACTGGCGTGGGCTGAAGTTTGAGTCCGCGCCCTTTCGGTTGGTCGGGTTGGGAAACCACAGCCGCAACCTCGAACTCGCGGGCTGCGAGCAGCGCCCTCAGGCTTTCGGCAGCCAGCGCCGGCGTGCCCATGAAAACAATTCGCAATGGCATCGCCACAGCGAAGGACAAAACCGAAGCAGGCGAAAGGCAAATGTAGCGGGTGGTGTCAGGCATCCCTGCCTGACGTAGAGGCGGGCATCCTTGCCGCCGGCAGAAGCTGTAACAACGAGAGACGTTGGGGAGGTGTAACGCACTCGGATTGCACGAGGTTTCTTCCGCCGGGCTGGAAGCGCCGGCTCTACGGCAGGCAGGATGCCTGACGCTAGTGCGCTTGGGATACAACGCACATCGCAGGGTGAGAGTCCCTGTCTGGCGGCGCTTCCCGCCAGAGACTGAAGGTAACTGCGGTTCAGAAATGAACCGTGGAGAGCAACTGGAAGTAAACGGATAG
Coding sequences:
- the fmt gene encoding methionyl-tRNA formyltransferase, producing MPDTTRYICLSPASVLSFAVAMPLRIVFMGTPALAAESLRALLAAREFEVAAVVSQPDQPKGRGLKLQPTPVKELAVESGIPVLQPERARNDSFIEQLRGFSPELIAVTAYGQILPKAILDLPRFGCLNVHTSLLPKFRGAAPIQRAILEGESETGVTIMKMDVGLDTGDILTQARTPIHDEDHAQTLHDRLARIGAELLVKTIPDYVAGRIQPQPQPTEGVSHAAKIRKTEGQIKWSDSARAVWNRIRAMTPWPGAYSHLQTSAQPLLLKLWAAHPRPDSGPAGEILAADKSGIVVACGEGSVAVTALQREGGRRMAVQEFLAGNPLMKGQRFMIYDG